GTGGACGGTCTGGAGGTGCTGCGCATCATCAAGTCCGACGAAAACCTGAGATGCATTCCGGTGGTGGTCCTCACCTCCTCCCGCGAGGAACGGGACATGATCGAAAGTTACCGGCTGGGGGTGAACGCCTACGTGGTCAAGCCGGTCAACTTCTGCGATTTCATGAATGCGGTCAAGGAGCTCGGCGCCTTCTGGGCGATCGTCAACGAGCCGCCTCCGGCGAGCCGCAGGAAAGGCCTGCCGGAATGAGTCGGCATCTGCGGATACTCCATCTCGAAGACGACCCGGCCGACGCCGAACTGGTGCAGGCGACCCTGGCCGCCGAAGCCCTCGGCTGCCATGTGCGGGTGGTCGCCACCCGCGAAGATTTTGTCGCCGCACTGGAGGAAGGCGGGTTCGATGTGGTTCTCGCCGATTTCGCTCTGCCCGGCTTCGACGGCATGACCGCGCTGGCCATCGTCCGGGAACAGCACCCCGATCTCCCCTTCGTTTTCGTCTCCGGCCGGCTGGGGGAAGAGTCGGCCATCGAATCCCTGCGCAACGGCGCCACCGACTACGTCCTGAAAAACAAGCTCTCCCGGCTTGTGCCGGCGGTCAGCCGGGCGCTGAGCGAAGCCAGTGAACGGGCCGAACTGAGAAAGGCGGAAGCGGAGCTGGCACGAGCCACCAGCGAGATCCGGGAGCGGGCGGAGAGCTACCAGAACCTCTTCAACAGCATCCGCGACGT
The Desulfuromonadales bacterium DNA segment above includes these coding regions:
- a CDS encoding response regulator, coding for MVALKRILLVEDNPNDAELTLEALAEHNLANGVELAKDGEEALDYLYRRGKYAGRNDGNLAVILLDLKLPKVDGLEVLRIIKSDENLRCIPVVVLTSSREERDMIESYRLGVNAYVVKPVNFCDFMNAVKELGAFWAIVNEPPPASRRKGLPE